A region from the Gloeocapsa sp. PCC 73106 genome encodes:
- a CDS encoding type II toxin-antitoxin system VapC family toxin — MKILLDTHIFLWLIDGDDHLDSLWQEEINNPHNQIFLSVVSVWECIIKHQIGKLNFPQSPEIYLPQKRKEHLIKSLAINEKSLHHLKELLLLHKDPFDRLLISQSLQDNLTIMTKDKAILEYPNLNIFRLS; from the coding sequence ATGAAAATACTCCTTGATACTCATATTTTTTTATGGCTCATTGACGGGGATGATCACCTAGATTCTCTTTGGCAAGAGGAAATTAACAACCCTCATAACCAAATATTTTTAAGCGTGGTTTCTGTTTGGGAATGTATTATTAAACATCAAATAGGAAAATTGAATTTTCCCCAATCTCCTGAAATTTATCTCCCTCAAAAAAGAAAAGAACATCTTATTAAAAGTTTAGCTATTAATGAAAAAAGTCTTCATCATCTTAAAGAATTACTATTGTTACACAAAGATCCATTTGACCGTCTTTTAATCTCTCAATCTTTACAAGATAATTTGACAATTATGACCAAAGATAAGGCTATTTTAGAGTATCCGAATCTTAATATTTTTAGGCTCTCCTAG